One Drosophila subpulchrella strain 33 F10 #4 breed RU33 chromosome 2R, RU_Dsub_v1.1 Primary Assembly, whole genome shotgun sequence genomic window, CCTCATTGGTCTCGATTTTCACGCCCGAACGGGGCTTGAACTCTGGCACctataatacaaaataattgagaGATGGTTTCCGACTGGATTAAACTCGACCACTTACCTTAACCTGTTGCACCAGCTCCGCAATCGTCTCCCGATTGCGCACCTGCTCAATGCCATAGACCTCGGCTCGCAGATTGGCTCCCGCATAGATAAAGTCCAGATGCATGGGGTCGTTGACATCGAAGACCAGCGGATCGGGGCACCGCTTGGGACCGGACCAAAACGGTTGACCACTGGAGGTGATCTGATCGGGTGGGAAGTTGAAGAGCAGCTGTTTGATCTGGTTGACATACTGATCCTCCCAGTAGAGGCGGGCCCACTCCACGCAGTGTGCGAAGCTCTTGGGCTTGTCGTCGATCAGGGCTTTCTACAGAATGTAAAGAAAATTACAACGGTAAGAGATTGTAAAATCTTTAGAACAGGTTAAAggtaaaattaaatcaattcTTACCTTGATGGAATCGAGGATCTCCAGAGGCTGAATACCCGGCAACTTGGCAATTCGCTCAGTGAACTGGGGATCAGCAATGTACTGGGCTGCGTTTTCGGCGGACTGTTTAAAGACGCCCTCGAAGGCGTCGCGCGCCCACTGCAGAGTGTGCTCAATGGCATTGGGGAAATTCTTCAGCGTGCAGATGGGTATACTCTTCTCGGGAGGATCCTGCGACGAGCTATACGACTCAGTGGCGAACGGCACGATCACCTGGACGTTGCCCAAGGTTCCCAGTGTTCCGGTCTCGACCAGCGGGATGCGGTTGAAGATGCACTTGCGATCCATATAGATACGTGCATCCACGTTGTCCAAAGCATTGGCTACACCGTGCAGTTTGCCAAAGAAGTCTTCGGAGAAGACCTTCTCCGTTTCGGCGCCCACACGCAGCTCATAGGCGGTGACATTCACTTCCGGATTCATGCGTTTGATGGCGTCGGCAGCCGTCATAGATTTCGGCTTCTGTACATCGTGCGGCCGGAACAAGAACTGCCGGTTCAGATTCGACTTCTCGATGAGATCCATGTCGGTGACGAAAATCTGGCCCTTGCCAGCTCCCAGGCCCAGCATTCCAAAGTTCTTCAACAGCTCACAACCGATGGCTCCAGCGCCGACAATGAACCACTTGGCGTCGGCCAGCTTCTCCTGGAACTTCTTGCCAAAAATGGCAATCTGAGAATCGTATCGCGAGCCCACGGGCTGGGCATCCGCCTCCGTAACGCCCTCAGTGGGCAGGCACTCCAGGGCGTCAAAGTAAAGCCACTGATAGATCGGAGTGAACTTTCCGCTGCATGCCTTGAGCACTTCCTGGGCCACAATTCCACCAACAGCCGCGTCCAGCGGGCACGTGTTGCCCGAGCAGATCTTGGCGAATTGCAGCACCAGCTTTTCATCGACTTCTGCGCTGCTGCTGGCCCGGCACACCTCCAGGAAGCTGTTGGCGTCCTCCTCGTTCCACGGCCGCGGCAAGGCTCCATTGTGGGCCTTGCGGTAGCAGGAGAGTGCATTAAAGGCCACGTGCAGCGTGGCCGGGGAGTCCAGCTTGGCGAAGTCGGAGATCAGGAACTCGGGCTCCTCGGTGGCCTGCGCGAGGGGCTTGAAGCTGATGGTCTTGGGCATCTTAACCTGTGTGGCCACACCGCCGCTCTTGTATTCGCCGAACTTGCTGGTGTCGCCGATGCTGAAGGTGTACGGTCCCAGCACGGTGATTTTAAGGGGCTGGCAGCCATTCAGCTCCTGCATGCCCTGCACCTCCGAGAAGGTGACATAGTCGCCGTCGTTGAAGCCATGTCGCGTCTCATCCAGGCAGGTGACCACTCCCTGGGCATCGTGCGTGATGCTGGCAATCATGGTGGACACCGGCTGGGTGCCATCCTGGTCGTAGATGGTGAAGTTATCACCAAAGTCGCAGAACACCTTGGCAAACAGTCCCCGCGTCTCGGCGATGATCAAAGCAATGCCGTTTTCGTGGGCAAACTTGCCGATCCTCTGCTGCTCCTCCGCATCCGAGTTGGTCAGCACCACGACGCGGAACTGGCGCAGGAACTCCTCGGTAAGCGGTCCCGTGTGCGACACGGTGCGCACATAGCTGTTTAGCTCGGCCAGCTGGGCGCAGGAGGCCTCCGCCCGGTTCTTGCCGAAATCGGCCTCCGTAAGATAGAACTGCGATGACAAATCATGGAGCTGCAAGGCAGAAAGCGAAAATTAATATATTGCACAAGTGATGAAATTAGCAAAGGCAACAGCCTATGACTAACAAAAGAATATTTGTTGAGTTTCCAGCTACACAGAACGAAAAATCCTAGTATCAAAATAACATATTTAACCAATAGTTTAAGATATTTAACtaccaaatttatatgtttgAATATATTGACTTGGTACTTTTTAGTTACAACATTGAAGTTCTCTTAAATATATGTTTCCACACAATTGTATCTTTCAGTGCATAAAACAAAAGCGAATATGCCGAGCAAAAGGGAATGCAAAAACAATTGCAGCCCGCTGTGCGCATACGGTCGTCCCGCTCGCACACTTTTCGCATGGCGCAGACATTTTGAGGCAAATAgaaaaagaaggaaaacccGAATTACACACACAAAACCTCTTTGCAGGCAAATAGAGATGATAACCTAACCTAATTTCGCGCGGAGTCCAGACACTGGGATGAAATGAAAAACTCTAAATGAATCACCGAAGACCAGGGCTGGCAAAACTGCCTTCCCGGGCATTTCCCGCGTCTGCCTGGAAAATTATCGATTTTTTCTTCTTCGCCCCCACACACATACCCCACAAGTTGCTGTGTCATGCAGGGTGATCGATTTCACTCCGCCCAGAATCACATTCTTGGCAATCTCCAGACCGAGTCCTCCCAGTCCCGACAGCAGGATGTCCGAGTTGGCCATCCGGCGCATGGCATCGTGACCCAGGACGTACAATTGGCGCGAGTACAGCGATTCATCGATATCTCCgccggcggcggcggcggcactGTTTCCAGTCATGCTGCTATTGCCCTCCGGTTGCCGATTATTGGTACTGTTATTActgctattgttgttgttgctggagCTGACTTTGTTGTTGTTCGTGGTGGTAGTGGTGCCACTCGATCCACTGGAGGAGGCTTCTTGCGATTCTGCTGTGGTGGTGTCCAGGTAATTGCGCTTCTCCGGCCGCTTGCTTCCTTCCTTTTCCACTGCTGACGAGGTACTAACGTCGTCGCCGCTTCCCTGATTCTGTTTCGGTTTCTGCTTTTCGGCCCGCTTCGTCGTCGCATTTATGCCGCATGTGTCAGAGGTGGACGACGATACGCACAATTCCAGCTGGCGCTCACTAGTCGTCTCGCTCTGGCACTTGCTCGAAATGTCAACGCCGCCTGCTGCTTTGTCGTGATTTTCGTAGTTGttgctgctactgctgctgctcgTCGCTCCGCCGGCTTCTTCCTCCTCCACCTCCATCCCCACTCGCCCCTCACCGTCACCCACCAGCTCCAATCGCCTTTTCTTGGCCAGCGGCGAATGGTCAGTGGAGCTGCAGGCTGGCGAATCGGCCATCAATTGCTGACCGCTCGACATTGTTTTCTCGCCGAAAATATTGGCAATCTAATTTCCCAGTTGCGGCTGCACCGCTCGCCCTCTCTCTGtcgcacacacgcacactgCTGAACGCGGACACACGCACACGGCTGGACAGTCGGAAACACGCGAAGGCGTTGGAAGGTGGATTTCCAGCGGATGAGAATTTAGCAGGTTTTTCAGGACAGCGGATCCCGTTCGTGGCGAAATTTCACACCTCGCACTCCCAAAAATACAGAACACGCACGATCGAGTTGCAATATAGAATTCGCATCAGTGTGGCCGCGGCTGTTGAAATTGGCAAACCAAACCAGTGTGCCCGTGGCACAGAGCGAGCTAGAGGTGGACAAAAaatcaatgcctatcgatacCAGCGATATTGCCAGAAAAACTAATAGGTTATTTTACCTTGGCGGGTCGAGATTTGAATTGTCGACTAATAGGTAGCACCTATTTGTCTGAAATTAGGATGGCATTTGAATTGAGTGCGCAGACCAAGCCTCTTTAGCTTACTCGATTTATACCTAATTTAGGATTAGGTCAATCGGACCCGTTTTAAAACTCACCACTGTCAAACGCGAAGGCGGCAGAATTTGAACATTCACTTGTCAAAGAAATGTGTTCATTTAACTACCGACTTGAAGAGTAAGTATCGTGTTTTTTGAAGATGGCAATATGGTGTTACAATTGTTTCGTAAATACcgtaaaatatatacaataaataacatttaagGTATTCCCTAAAATGTTTACCAACGAATTGTTTACTTTTGGACTTGTTTTTATCAGCCATGTCCAATACAGCCATGTATtgatatagccatgtccgtggAGGATCAAGTTTTGAAAAGCTCCCCGTCTATGCTCATAAAAACGATCGGATATAACatgcaaaattaaaagataTTTCGCGCAGTGCCAAATCCATTTACATGAATCCTTCCAAATcgaattttttatgaataccTTGAAGACGGGAAAAGCACGGGACGATCGGACGTCTAAATTCGATAGCTTCCATTTGCTCCCGATTTCGATCTAtgctgatttttttttatgtgttATTTTGagtttaaaacaagaaaggaagttagcttcggcaagccgaagcttatatacccttgcagctataattatttaatttaaaaacacaaaaaatgatattcccaatagtataagataatatgtcaaaaaacaccgaagttttaatttgtttcatattattttcctaccaattttccaatcgttcctatggcagctatatgacatagtcgtccgattttgataaaatttaattcgaaattcagaactaaataaaaaatgttatttccaagcgttagaggttatatgttgaaaaacacctaagctataatttttttcatattatttttccacaaattttccgatcgttcctatggcagctatatgatatagtcgtccgatttcgataaaatttaattcaaaattcaaaattatttaaaaattgttatttccaagcttaggaggttatatgctaaaaaacaccaaagatataattttttttcatttatttgtccgattattcctatgggagctataagttatagttgtccgatccggctggttccgacttatatactacctgcaaaagatataagacttttgggaaagtttcagcccgatagctttaaaactgagagactagtttgcgtagaaacggacggacagacggacagacggacatggctagatcgactcgtctagtcatgctgatcaagaatatatatactttatggggtcggaaacgtctccttcactgcgttgcaaacttctgactgaaatcaatataccctctgcaagggtataaaaatagagGCTTTTTGGAGATTATTTCGACAAAGTgtattacatttaatttattgttttgCTGTTCTGGATTATACATTGTATATGTTACATTCATCAATAtaaattcaaccacaaaacCGACCGAAGAGAGAATGTGTCCAAATCTACAGACCCCACTCCTAAAGATATATTACTAAAATAAAACTCGAAGGGTAGTGCCTTTGATTTAATgtgatttattttatgataaacCGATTTAGTTGGATCCCAAATATTTAATCTAGATCCATTATTTTAAACTGAATTAGCATGAACTGTATCTTTAATCCAATCCATGTAATGCGTAACGTTTGTGTAAACACCATAGTTATGACATGACCTGGTTCCGAAGCTGACAATACCGAATTGGAATTCTCTTATAGCTCCCTCGTAATTTAGCTCTGCGCTCAACGGGGATCCCCCGTCCCCATGACATGCATCGCTGGTTGAACTGCCGGCACAGATATGGGATTGATCAACTAGATGGCCAAATTTTTGGTTGCAATAGGAAAGATCGGCTATTTGTAAATTGGTTGTCAGTAGAATCCTGCTCACTTCACCATCATTAGTGTAACCCCATCCGGTTAGCTTAAAATTTGGATTAGTGAGTTGAACTTTTTGATTGACGAGCAGACAGATTGGCCTTATGTAGTCTAAGAAAAAGATTTTTAGTTTATGGGGAATGGTTTGCCGATCTCAAATAACTACCTGAAAACGAAACTTCTTGAGCCATCCGAAGAAGAGCTATGTCATACTTATATTTGGATAATGAGAATTGTGGATGAGAAATACTCCGATCGATGTTAACCTCATAAGTGTTTTCTCTGATATCCATGTCGAATACGCCAAGACGCACCTTACTAAAAGAAAATAAGAATTGCTATGCTACTTGAACATAAAAGCACTGCACTTACGTGACCGGAAATACATTAGGGCAATTTGCTGCTGTCAGAACGAAGCCTAAAAGCATCAGTCGCGTttttaagtataccaatttaaataaatatattttatgaaaataCGTACGAGAGGTGATAAGCGAGCCGCTGCACCGGAAAAGTTTTCCAGAGAACACCATCACCATCCAAGGATTCGCGAATCTTTTAGCATAAAGGCCTCCAACTACCCGCCGAAATCTCAAAGGACGTTTTGTAGTTCCACAATTTTCTTCAAGTAAGGATGCTGATCCTTCGCTAGCTTCCAGAAAAAGGCAGGCTGCCACCAAGATTCCAGCTAAGACGATCTTCATCTTGAGGCGAAGACTGAATTCTGATCACTCAGGGCGACAATCTTTTATAGCAAGACGAAGCTTTTTCATTGTCTTAGAAAGATTATTTTTGGGTTttccaaataaaatttaataccTAAGAATAAGtcaaaattattaagaaaaattaaaaaattaatcatATTATTATGCACTCAGGGTGATAACCTTTTATACCAAACCGAGGTTTTTTTATTACACTAGCTTACATAACAATATGTTTAACTGCCCCTagatcacaaaaaaaaaaagacaaaaatattttaagtggatacgattttttaaagagagTTTGTTGCTATCCCCTTTGTTTTtggttatatatttattattgttttaattttaattatttgtcaTAGCTTTGCCTGCgcctgaattttgaatttcaatttaGACGAATTtcgacgaatttagtataccaAGAATTTagtataacaagaaagaacgctatagacGGCACACATTTCCTGCTTATAACTTTAATGGGCATAGAAAGCTTTCGACGAATCTAACCAAAACACCCAAAATTATCTCGGATTTTGGATTATCGTCTTTACACTTTTTGACTTTATTCGTTgagattttattttagttcTATATTCTTAAAtagtttgaaaaatataaataaatatatatatagaattCAAATTTTCGTATTAAATATGGGatacaaatacaaaaacaCAATGTTTAATATAAAACGTAATAAATTGTGTGATTtaattagaaaatatttaaatcaggtagaaaatatgtttatattaAAAGTGTTCTTTAAATGTTTTACACCATTAAAAACcataatttcaaattaaatttaagttttgaaaCCTTTATATTAACGATCGTTTTCTTTATCTGGCAGAGACGGGTCTTTAATTTTTGGAACCGCCATTGTATTACATTCGTCCGGTCTTCAAAGAGAAAGCTACACGAAACCCTTAGTTTTGAAACTTATCTATTAAAGGGCTATCGGCCAGCagtgaaacaaacttgcgctgcgtaagaagctcaggaatctcttaatagcctagctcttatagtttccgagatctcagcgttcatccggacagacagacggacatggctagatcgactcggctagtgatcctgatcaagaatatatatactttatggggtcggaaacgcttccttctgcctgttacatactttccgacgaatctagtatacccttttactctacgagtaacgggtataaatatccCGGTTGCTATAAAAGATGATCGCCCTGAGTGCTCAGAGTTCAGTCTTCGCCTCAAGATGAAGATCGTCGTAGCTGGAATCGTGGTGACCGCCTGTCTTTTTTTGGGTACCCACAAAGGATCGGCGTCCTTGCTGGAAGATACTTGTGGAACCACAAGGCGTCCTTTGAGAGTTCGGCGGGTAGTTGGAGGCAATGTAGCTGAAAGATTCTCGAATCCATGGATGGTGATGGTGCTCACTGCCAACGGTTTCACATGCGGCGGTTCGCTTATCACCTCTCGTAcgtattttattaaatatatttattttaatgggCACACTTATAAACGCGATGGATGCTTCTAGGCTTCGTTCTGACAGCAGCGCAGTGCATTTCTCGATTGCCAGCCACGTAAGTGCAGTACTTTTATGTTCAAGCAACATGGCAATTCTTCTTCTCTTTTAGTAAGGTGCGTCTTGGCGGATTCGACATGGATATCAGCGAAAACACGTATGAGGTTAACATCGATCGGAACATTTCTCATCCACAATTCGCAAGTGAACTGCGGAAATATGACATAGCTCTGCTTCGAATGGCTCAAGAAGTTGAGTTTTCAGGTAATTAATTGAGATGGCCAACCAATTCCCcataaacaaaaaatctttttttagaCTACGTAAGGCCAATCTGTCTGCTCGTCAATCAAAAAGAGGAAAGAGTTTATCCAAGTTATAAGCTTACCGGCTGGGGTAGTACTGGAAATAATACAATCAACAAAATTCTACACACAACCAATGTATTTAATGTCGGTCTACACATTTGCAACCAAAAATTTGGCGTGCAAACTGATCAGTCCCATATATGTGCTGGCAGTTTTAGCAGTAATGCGTGTTCGGGGGACTCTGGATCTCCGTTGAGCGTAGAGATAGATTACGAGGGAACTATCAGAGAATTCCAATTAGGTATTGTTAGCTACGGATCCGCTCACTGTACGGGCTTAGGTGTTTTCACAAACGTTACGCATTTCATCGACTGGATTAAGGATACAATTGACGCGAACTCCGATTAAAATAATTGATGATatccttaaataaataaaattttatcgaaGTTTCCTTTTATTTAAGGATGTTCAGAGGGCATGGTCTGAAGGCTTGCAATCAGTCCCTCGCCGGGCGAATTTATATAGATGTACTTAACATATATGTGTAAATatcaaaagcaaaaaaaaaacaaggaagaacgctatagtcgagtacctcgactatcagatacccgttactcagctaaaagggaccaaaaggaaatgaagatatgcaagctGCAAAGCGAGAATGAAGttcgccacctaccggcggtagacatatttaagcgttatgggcgttagagtgggcgtggcaaacaatttttggatcattcgataggtattgacgagaccaatacatttcagttaacatttttttctagcatgaaaattataggcgccacaggcttggacggctggtgggcgttagagtgggcgtggcactctgctgaaacaaacttgcgttgcgtaagaagctcaggaatctgcatgccaaatctcaatagccttgctcttatagtttccgagatctcagtgttcatccggacggacagacagacggacagacggataagaataaagaatatatatactttatggggtcggaaacgcttccttctgcctgttacatactctccgacgaatctagtatacccttttactctacgagtaacgggtataaatatgctACACTTTGACGAAAAAATCTGCTGAATGCAAGGTTTCCCTATCTCTGTTTTGGTCTTTTTGATGacttcgactatcagatacttACACTGATAAAAAAACGATGTAAATCCAAAGATTTCATATTCAACCcaaatatttttcgctttgaTTTTCATCCATTGCGgtttttattaactttaagTATGCGCATATTAACTAGTgtcatattaaatttaaatattttcggaatagattttaatattttaaatatttaagttaagTATAAgccatatttaaattaaatacaatgCATATTTCTAATACAAAGactatttgattttaaaatttgaattaaGTAGTACACGTGTTTAATATGAACAGAAACCATATTAAATtctaaaattgtaatagttaAATGAATAGCCGAAATGCTAAAATTCAATATAAGTCATATTAAGACTCAATAATAGacatatttattcaaaatatgtCAATTGTAATGTTAAATATGATAAgtgttcaaatatttttggtacactaaaaaaaatgataccacaaattgtatttttgatatgattttatttaaacatttatttttcataacGGCTTGCTGGAAGGTACAAATAATACAGTTACActtatgtttatttttcagAGATCTGTAAACAACACATTTAGCATAACAGGCTACACACACAGTTGTCAATTCATAAACGAAAGAAAGTACTTTAAACAGTCTTAGAGTATTACCAATCTAATAGCTAAACAATAATTAGGTTTGTAagttaagcctagtactcacatcgacgaaaaccagaaaaaataccagatttcgggagtgaagtttcgatgaacgccgttagccgcggcccaaagaataagaaaattaatctttggcggtgttcgtgcagaagcggtggggaatttaaaaattttaaatggaagaaataccccaaaaacggttaaaggagatcagtgcagatgaaaatgtacgcctaatccaagctgttgcccattattgtgggacttaaccgacaggaagcaataccacaaacaggggcaaatccgcaaaatagttgaagtgctggaggagatccactagagaatcccagtgggaaggaacatgccgagtgggacttcgctctctacatggacgtCCTGTCGAGCGTGTCCTGGCAAAGACAGTAtgatctggccaaaataatttggttgcgttgtactaatagaaggatctttttagcagaaccaccagtaatatgatcctTGAAGTCCtgtccattaggactccgtacaccaccaccgccagctacttggcagcttaagctgagctggaggacgcggtGGCTTCTATaaggaggaggaaaatagggcgcccgctaaggaacttCCTGCAgaatcagcggatcaaccccgttcccaatcagGCTCCCACTTCTTTAAGTTCCAATATGCCCATTActactcggagctggactgcggtggcgcgggaaagatggcgaagcattcgtTGAGGAAGCTTTAAGatacaaatttacataaataaaaacattcgttgaacattccatttattatacccgttactcgtagagtaaaagggtatactagattcgtcggaaagtatgtaacaggcagaaggatgcgtttccgaccccataaagtatatatattcttgatcaggatcacaagccgagtcgatgtagccatgtccgtctgtccgtatgaacgctgagatctcggaaactataagagatacaatactaggattaggcatgcagattcctgagattcctgcgcagcgcaagtttctttcagcagagtgccacgcccactctaacgcccactctaacgtccacaaactgcccaaaaatgtggctcctacagttttgatgccagaataaaaatcttaactgaaatgtattgttctcatcaatacatatcgattgacctaaaaaaaagtttgccacgcccactttaaagcccacaaacttaaaaaaatcgtaagtatgaacgtggatatctcggaaactatcaaagatagagaattgggatatCAGACtcagattccgtagccttgtaggcagcgcaagtttgtttcgcgaatatgccacgcccactctaacgcccacaaaccgcccaagcctgtggcgcccacaatgttcatgctagataaaaaattttaactgaaatgtattggtctcgtcaatacctatcgattgattcataaaaatttgccacgcccactctaacgcccataacgcttaaatctgtctaccgccggtaggtggcgcattttaatctcgctttggtGCTTGCagatctccatttccctttggtccctttagctgagtaacgggtatttgatagtcgaggtactcgactgttcttccttgttttttatgtgttattttgagttaaaaaaaatagaggCTTTTTGGAGATTATTTCGACAAAGTgtattacatttaatttattgttttgCTGTTCTGGATTATGCATTGTATATGTTACATTCATCAATAtaaattcaaccacaaaacCGACCGAAGAGAGAATGTGTCCAAATCTACAGACCCCACTCCTAAAGATATATTACTAAAATAAAAGTCGAAGGGTAGACCCTTTGATTTAATGTGATTTATTTTAAGATAAACCGATTTAGTTGGATCCCAAATATTTAGTCTGGGTCCATTATTTTAAACTGAATTAGCGTGAATGGTATCTTTAATCCAATCCATGTAATGCGTAACGTTTGTGTAAACACCATAGTCATCACATGACTTGCTTCCGTAGCTGACAATACCGAATTGGAATACTCTTATAGCTCCCCCGTAATTTAGCTTTGCGCTCAACGGGGATCCCCCGTCCCCCTCACATGCATCGCTTTTTGAACTGCCGGCACAGATATGGGATTGATCAACTAGATGGCCAAATTTTTGGTTGCAATAGGAAAGATCGGCTATTTGTAAATTGGTTGTCAGTAGAATCCTGCTCACTTCACCATCATTAGTGTAACCCCATCCGGTTAGCTTAAAATTTGGATTAGTGAGTTGAACTTTTTGATTGACGAGCAGACAGATTGGCCTTATGTAGTC contains:
- the LOC119549608 gene encoding ubiquitin-like modifier-activating enzyme 1, giving the protein MSSGQQLMADSPACSSTDHSPLAKKRRLELVGDGEGRVGMEVEEEEAGGATSSSSSSNNYENHDKAAGGVDISSKCQSETTSERQLELCVSSSTSDTCGINATTKRAEKQKPKQNQGSGDDVSTSSAVEKEGSKRPEKRNYLDTTTAESQEASSSGSSGTTTTTNNNKVSSSNNNNSSNNSTNNRQPEGNSSMTGNSAAAAAGGDIDESLYSRQLYVLGHDAMRRMANSDILLSGLGGLGLEIAKNVILGGVKSITLHDTATCGLHDLSSQFYLTEADFGKNRAEASCAQLAELNSYVRTVSHTGPLTEEFLRQFRVVVLTNSDAEEQQRIGKFAHENGIALIIAETRGLFAKVFCDFGDNFTIYDQDGTQPVSTMIASITHDAQGVVTCLDETRHGFNDGDYVTFSEVQGMQELNGCQPLKITVLGPYTFSIGDTSKFGEYKSGGVATQVKMPKTISFKPLAQATEEPEFLISDFAKLDSPATLHVAFNALSCYRKAHNGALPRPWNEEDANSFLEVCRASSSAEVDEKLVLQFAKICSGNTCPLDAAVGGIVAQEVLKACSGKFTPIYQWLYFDALECLPTEGVTEADAQPVGSRYDSQIAIFGKKFQEKLADAKWFIVGAGAIGCELLKNFGMLGLGAGKGQIFVTDMDLIEKSNLNRQFLFRPHDVQKPKSMTAADAIKRMNPEVNVTAYELRVGAETEKVFSEDFFGKLHGVANALDNVDARIYMDRKCIFNRIPLVETGTLGTLGNVQVIVPFATESYSSSQDPPEKSIPICTLKNFPNAIEHTLQWARDAFEGVFKQSAENAAQYIADPQFTERIAKLPGIQPLEILDSIKKALIDDKPKSFAHCVEWARLYWEDQYVNQIKQLLFNFPPDQITSSGQPFWSGPKRCPDPLVFDVNDPMHLDFIYAGANLRAEVYGIEQVRNRETIAELVQQVKVPEFKPRSGVKIETNEAAAAASANNFDDGELDQDRVDKIITELLKNADKSSKITPLEFEKDDDNNLHMDFIVACSNLRAANYKIPPADRHKSKLIAGKIIPAIATTTSVLSGLAVLEVIKLIVGHRDLEKFKNGFANLALPFMAFSEPLPAAKNTYYGKEWTLWDRFEVTGELSLQEFLTYFEENEKLKITMLSQGVSMLYSFFMPKAKCSERLPLPMSEVVRRVSKRRLESHERSLVFEICCNDVDGEDVEVPYVRYTLP
- the LOC119549891 gene encoding serine protease grass-like, producing MKIVLAGILVAACLFLEASEGSASLLEENCGTTKRPLRFRRVVGGLYAKRFANPWMVMVFSGKLFRCSGSLITSRFVLTAANCPNVFPVTKVRLGVFDMDIRENTYEVNIDRSISHPQFSLSKYKYDIALLRMAQEVSFSDYIRPICLLVNQKVQLTNPNFKLTGWGYTNDGEVSRILLTTNLQIADLSYCNQKFGHLVDQSHICAGSSTSDACHGDGGSPLSAELNYEGAIREFQFGIVSFGTRSCHNYGVYTNVTHYMDWIKDTVHANSV
- the LOC119549892 gene encoding melanization protease 1-like, translated to MKIVVAGIVVTACLFLGTHKGSASLLEDTCGTTRRPLRVRRVVGGNVAERFSNPWMVMVLTANGFTCGGSLITSRFVLTAAQCISRLPATKVRLGGFDMDISENTYEVNIDRNISHPQFASELRKYDIALLRMAQEVEFSDYVRPICLLVNQKEERVYPSYKLTGWGSTGNNTINKILHTTNVFNVGLHICNQKFGVQTDQSHICAGSFSSNACSGDSGSPLSVEIDYEGTIREFQLGIVSYGSAHCTGLGVFTNVTHFIDWIKDTIDANSD